TATTAAAAGGAAAAGAAGTTGTTCACTTCATTCACCGTCATGAAATTGAAGGTGCAACTATGGACGAAATTATTACGAACTTAGAACAAGCTTTCGAAAAGAATTGCTAAAGAAGGGGGAGAGTAAATCTCCCTCTTTTCTTTATTAGAGGTGAAACAATGATCGTAACAACAGCAGGAAGAACAAACAAAGAAATGACAGCATATGCAAACAAGATAGCAGCAGAATTAAATCGTTCTTTCGTTAAACGTAATGACATACCAGTGCATAAATTACATGAGCAGTATGAACAAGATGTACTTGTCGTAGGAAAGAACCGATTAGCTATTTATCCGAAAGGTACGGAAGAATCGTTTTTCTTTCATCCGAACTCAGCGATGTTTCGTGTGAAAAGGTTAATGCGTGGAGAACACGATCCGTTTGTACAAGCCACGCAATTAGAGAGAGGAATGACAGTGTTAGATTGTACGCTCGGGATGGCATCAGATAGTATTGTAGCTAGTTATGTTGTTGGTGAAAGCGGAAAAGTAACAGGACTTGAAGGCAATGAGTATATGGCTTATATTATGGAAAATGGTTTGAAAACATGGTCTTCATCCGTTTCTGAAATTGATGAAGCAATGCAAAGAATTCAAGTAAAGCAAACGGAGCATTTTTCATTTTTAGCGCAATGTGAAGACAATAGTTACGATGTCGTTTACCTTGATCCGATGTTTGAAGAAACTGTCATAGAATCCGATGGAATTAAAGGATTAAAACACTTCGCTTTGTATCATGATATTACTGACGAAACAATTGCGGAGGCAAAACGAGTGGCGAGAAAACGTGTCGTTTTAAAAGATCATTTTCGTAGTTCTAGATTTGAAAAACACAATTTTCATGTATACAAAAGAAAAAGTGCTAAGTTTCACTTTGGTGTAATTGACCCTTGCTAATTGTTTGAAAAGATGTATAATAAGCAATAATTAATTAAATATACTGTCTGTGATGAAGAGAGTAGTCTTTTTTAGAAGGAAAGCGAGCTAGGGATGGTGTGAGCCTAGTACGGAAGAAAAAGATGAAGCGCACTTCGGAGATGCTTCTTGAACGAATAGTAGAGAAAGCCGAGGCCCCCTGTCCTCGTTATAAACGGGAAAGTGGTTCGTAACGAACAACAAGGGTGGTACCACGGGTTAAAACTCGTCTCTTTTTTAGAGACGAGTTTTTTGTGTTTTAAAAAAAAAGGAGGTTGTATCATGGATTATAAAATGCAGTTTGCGGAAAGTTTATCTAATATTTTCACGAATGAATTAACGCAAAAACAAATTTTAGATTTAATTGAAACACCGAAACAAGATGAATTTGGAGATGCAGCGTTCCCATGCTTTTCATTAGCGAAGCAATATAAAAAAGCACCAGCTCTTATCGCAAAGGAAGTTGCTGAGAAATTCAATGATCCGTTTTTTACGAAAGTAGAAGTCGTTGGTCCTTATGTAAATGTATTTTTCAATCGTGAAACTGTAAGTGATGCAGTATTAAAAACAGTTTTAGCGGAGAAAGAAGAGTTCGGTCAAAACCACTTTGGCTGTGAAAAAACAGTAGTAATTGATTATTCCTCTCCTAATATCGCGAAACCTTTTTCGATGGGGCATTTACGTTCTACAATGATAGGAAATTCGCTGAAACATATCGCTGAAAAATGTGGCTATGAAGTTGTAGGGATTAATTATATAGGAGATTGGGGAACACAGTTTGGAAAGTTAATTACGGCTTATAAAAAATGGGGAAATGAAGCAGTAGTTAAAGAAGATCCAATACGTGAGCTATTTAAGTTATATGTCCAATTCCATGAAGAGGTAAAAGACGACGAAGAACTAGAAGAAGAAGGACGTGCTTGGTTTAAGAAACTAGAAGAAGGTGATGAAGAAGCGGTAGAACTTTGGAATTGGTTCCGTCATGAGTCCCTTAAAGAATTTTCTCGCATTTATGAACTTCTCGGCGTAGAATTTACTAATTTTCAGGGAGAAGCATTTTATAATAATTTAATGGAAGATTTTATTGGGATTTTAGAAGAACATGAGTTGCTTGAAGAATCAGAAGGTGCATTAGTCGTTAATTTAGAAGAAGAAGGAATGCCGCCTTGCTTAATTAGAAAATCAGATGGTGCGACGATTTATGCAACGCGTGACTTAACGGCAGCTTTATATCGTCAAAACACTTATGGGTTTGATAAAGCGCTATATGTTGTTGGTCCAGAACAAAGCTTACATTTCAATCAATTTTTCACCGTATTAAAAAAACTTGGCTATACTTGGGTTGATGGTATGGAACACGTACCGTTTGGCTTCATTTTAAAAGATGGTAAGAAAATGTCGACACGTAAAGGAAGAGTTATTTTACTTGAAGAAGTACTCGAAGAAGCAATCGAACTTGCAAAACAAAATATTGAAGAGAAAAATCCAAACTTAAAACAAAAAGAAGTAGTAGCAAAGCAAGTCGGTGTTGGTGCAGTCATCTTCCACGATTTAAAAAATGAGCGTATGCACAATATTGAATTCTCATTAGAAAACATGCTGAAATTTGAAGGAGAAACAGGCCCGTACGTACAGTACACACATGCACGTGCTTGTTCTATTTTAAGAAAAGAAAGTGTAGAATTTGAAACATGTACATTTGCTTTAAAAGACGATCATAGCTGGAGTGTCGTAAAATTACTAAATAAATTCCCGCAAATAATTGAAGCAGCTTTCAATAAAAATGAGCCATCGTTTATTTCGAAATATATATTAGATGTAGCACAATCATTCAATAAATATTACGGTAATGTTCGTATATTAGAAGAGAGCAAAGAAAAAGACAGCAGACTCGCATTGGTTTATGCTGTGACGGTTGTATTAAAAGAAGGATTACGTTTACTTGGGGTGGAGGCACCTGAGGAAATGTAACATAGTAGTTAACTGACAAACTGGGTCTAGTATAAACCTGGTTTGTTTTTTTATTGGATATATATTTTTTTTGCAAAATCAATTAAAATCTTTTTAGAGAGGGTGATTCATATTGATTCGAACTTTTATTTTACAAATTCCTTGTCATAGAAGATTAGATAGGAGTTTTTTTAAACTACAAAAGTACATACCTTTATGTGCGCGTTGTACAGGCATGCTTATTGGTATTTTAATGTTTCCAATTTATTTTTATATGACACCTTCATTTCTTTTGGCAATCATACTATCATTTTTCGCTCAAATTCCGTTACTTATCGATGGGTTCACCCAAAAGTGGAAATGGAGAAGTAGCTCAAATTTGCTAAGAATAACTACTGGTGTATTAAGCGGTAATGGTATGGGATTATTCATTTCATCTACTGTTATATGGATATTATCTTAAGATATATAGTAATGGAGGTATTTACATAGATGTTCTGGATTTATTTAATTCTAATTTTTATTTCAGGCGGAAGTGGAATTGGTTTTATGACTCAAAATAAGTATACAGAAGCAATAATAGCTTTTGTTATTTGTATACTATTGTTTGGGCTACTGTATTATTATCTTAAAAGAAACAAAAGAAAGAGAAAAGCAGATTGTGACGATTTAGACTGTACGGATTGTTTTGATTGTGATTGTACTTGTTAAATTTTTCTTCCAAATAAAAAGCTAGTGTATTTTTAATAATACACTAGCTTTTTGCTTTGAAATTTTAAGAAAAGTGTAGGAATACGGCTATTATATAGAGAACTTTAGTTTTGTATATAAAAGGAGGCGGGAAAATAATCTGTTTTGAACCACATTGGATTTCTAATATGGCTTCTTATTTACTAGATGGGGAGAAACAATCGGAATTTATTCAGCTAGGTGTTTTGCAGAAATTATTTGAAAGTGATACGCAAAGAAATGGTAAAGATGGCAATATAGGCATGAAAATACCGATATATTTAAGTGAATTAGGTGTGAAAAATATTGAATGTAGAGTAAGCGATAAAGTGAACTTTTTAGATTTAAATATGCATCACAATGATAAAAACGATTTGTATCAATCATTAAAAGAAGAGGGGATTGCAGGTGATCCGGGTGATAAGCAACAATTTGTAGAACGTTTAATAGCCAGAGGATTAATATATGATAATGCGCTAGCTCAATATGAAGCTGAACTACGATTTTTCAAGGCATTTCATCTTCATTCTTCTTTAGTATATGCTCCGAATATGAAAATTACATTTGGTGAAATAGAATGTTGAAAGATAGTGATTTATTAAGGATTGCTACCTTCAATATATGGAACCATGATAGTCTTTGGTTGGAGAGATTAGAAGCTATTTGTGAGGAAATTTGAATTATTTCTCCACATATTCTTGCTCTACAGGAGGTTAGAAGTTGTGTTAATTTGAATTCAAAGAAAAATGTTGCACAGTATATAGCGGGTCAAATAGAGTATCCGTTTTGTATATTTAAGGAGTACCCTGATTTAATGAATGAGAAAAATGTCATTTTTTGTTGGTAAGTCGATATTCACCGTATAATCGCTGATATATCTTGAAAATCGCCGATATAATTTCATGTGCTGTTTTTAACTGACAAAAGATAGGATACACATGTTACGTTATTCTATATAATCAAACAAAATACAGAGAAAAACAATCATTTTTACTATATTTTGTTATAAATTTGAATAATATTAATTAATACGATCCATTATAAGAGATTTTAGTTGAATACATACTATATGGTGTGTAAAATCTAAGCAAGTAGCAGTTTAAATATAAATTCGAGGTGAATGCATGCTAGATTTTAAGCAGTTAGAAACTTGTTTAAAAGACAAGAGATTTGTAGATGGATTACAGGAAATAAATAATGAAATTTCATATATAAAAGAAAAGAATACTTTATCCTATGTGAAGAATTGGCTGGCCAATATTCCTTCGCATAAGGAGCTCGATATATTAATTCGCCTTACTGATGAAGGGCTTATGCACCAATACAGTTCATTCCTCATTCGTTACGCTTATAAAAAATTCCCAAATATGAGAACGCTCTCTTTATATTGTGATGAGTTAATTGATGAGCGGAAAATTCTTGAAGCAGAGCAGTTGTTAAAATCTTCTTTAGAAGAGTTAAGTAAAGAAGAAATAGATGCAGATTTCTTAGCGAAAACATACTTTACGTTAGTACGATGTCTTTTAGAAATGAAACGAAACGAAGAAGCGTTAGTGTATATGCAAAAAGCAGAGGAGTACAGTACACGCGCAGTGTTTGATAAATGGGGCTACGTTTATATGCATACAGGTGAATGGGAGAAAGCGGAAGAACAATTTATTGCTGGCTTGCAGCATGAAGATTGTGAAGAGTTATCTACCTATTTATTATCACAATTGTATGCGAATAAAGGAGAACAAAAACGCGCGATACAGTTAATCGATGATGCAATTGTAAAATTCCCACAAGTACCATATTTTCATTTTGAGAAGATAAAGTATTTATTAGATTTAGAGCAATATGAAGAGATGTTAGCGGTAATAGATAACATAAATACTCAGCTGCCGTATCATGCCTATAATACTTACTTTATACATTTACGTGCAGAAGCACTGTACAAAATGAATAAATTTGCAGATTTACAAAAACTATTAAAAGAAGAAAAGAGTTTAAAAGAATCTTTATATCATAATTTAGAAAAAAATCCGGATGGAAAAAAGGTTCACTTGCCGATAGTTCCTATTGTACAAAAGGATAATTATTGTGTTCCGACAAGTTTAGAGATGATGTTGCGTATATGGGGAGAGAAACGTACACAAGATGAAATAGCAGAGTTTATTTTTGATATGACAGGTTCGAAGTTTTCAGATACTGTTTCTTATTTAGAAGAATTAGGTTATGAATATCGTTATTTTAAAGGGAATGAAGAGAATTATAAGAGACTGATTGACGAAGGAATTCCTGTTTTATTAAGTATAGATATTGAGCATGCTTCACACGTACAAGTTCTATCTGGATATGATGATACATTGCAAGCTTTCTATGTTCAAGATCCAAACTTTATAGAACCAGTTCTTGTGGAATATAGTAAATTACAAGAAAAATATCGTTATACAGGCTGTTTAGCAATCACGTTTGTTCCGAAAGAAAAGAAGGAGCAACTAGCGTTTCTAAGTGAGGAAGAAAATCGTTATTTTAAATCTATTTTTTCTCTTACGGATCATTTAGATGAACATGACAAAGAGGGGATTAGTAACTTAGTACAATTTTTAAAAGAAACGAGTGATAATCCAAATACGTGGTTATATACGATAAAGCACTTAGATGTTGAAGTAGATAAAGAATTTATTTTATATTGTATCGATAAGTTAATGGAAAAGTTTCCGAACTCGGACTTTGTTAAATTGCATGGTGCACAGTGTTTTATTCGTCTTCAGGAAGTAGAGAAAGCGGAGCAAATGCTGACAAGCGTTGAGACGAAAAATAATCGTGCTTTATATCATTTAATAAACGGAAGATATGCTTTTGAACAGGAAAGTTATCTAGAAGCGATTTCAAGCTTTCGTTCATCGTTACAATTAGACGCAGATCAGCCTATTGCTTGGAGTTTTCTCGCTTTATCCTATATGTATATTGATCAATCTGAAAAAGCATTGCAATACTCTCAAGTTGCGTTAGAGCGTAGTCCTGAAAGGTTCACTTTAACAAATCACGGTTTAATATTAATAGATTTAGAAAAATATGAAGAAGCATATGAGATCTTTAATGACTTGTTAAAAGAGTATAAATATGAAGCACATGTATGGTATGAACGAGCGAGATGTGCACATCAACTAGGAAAATTATATTTAGCAATAAAAGGGCTTAAAGTAGCGATTCATTTGGATAGTAATGCACCTTACATTTATACGAAACTTTCGGAAATATACGAATCTGATTTGAAGGATGAGGAAAGTGCGAAAGAAATTTTATTAAACGGTATTGAGAATTGTGATGATAAAGCACCTCTTTACGTAAAATTAGGTGACTATCATTTTCAAAATGATAGCTTGGAAGAAGCAGAAGTATTGTATAAGCGTGCTTTAGAAGAAAATGATGAGGATGTTTATTCTCACTTCGGACTTACACAAGTGTATATGGCAAGAGAACAATATAAGGAAGCAAAAGAATATATTCTTGGTCTTGAGAAGCAAATTGAAAAGAGCCAAGATTTCCTCATGAATGCAGGAATGGTTTTATGGGATGCTGAAATTGAACTTGGTGGAAATGAAGAAGGGTTTAAAGTAGCGCTATCTAAGTTAGAAAATGGTATAAAGAAAAGTGATTATAATGTAGCAAGTGCGTTAGATGAATATGTGAATCGAATTAAAGGAACGGAATTTGTACAACGAGGTATAGCATTTTTAAGAACGTTACACAAAGAAAGAAATGAAGTAAGTGAGTACGGTTGTTATGCAGGTATTTTATATGAATCTATTGGACAGTACGGCCAAGCGATGAAAAGATATAATAAGGCGATAGAACAAATGGAAACGGCATTACCGTATTACCGAATTGGCGAAACACTTATGGCATTAGGGCAATTGACGGAAGCAAAGCAGGCGTATGAAACATGTTTAGAGCTTGATGGGAATTTCGTAGGTGTACATTTACAGCTTGCGGAAATATACGAAAAAGAAGAAAACCGTTCTAAAGAACAAAGTCATATGGTTCAGGCGATGAAAGAAGAGCCGTTGCATATTAATATGGAATATTTGGCACAGCTTTCAGTAGATATGAATCTTCAGGAAGAATTGCTGACTGAACTAGAACAATTAGCGGACGAAGTACCTGAAATATGGCGTTTAGATGCGATTGCATATGTGTACGGAGCGATGAATGAAACAGATAAAGAACAAGCACAGATTGAATACGCGCTACAATTAGATGGTGAGCATATAGAAGTACTATATCATTATGCAAAAGTATTAGTGAAAAAAAGAAATGTAAAAGCAATTGAAGTTGCAATGAAAGTAATACAAAAAGATTTTGATAATGAACGTATATTTGATGTTTATGTAAAAGCAGTAGAGCAACATAAAAAATTGTCTAACATACGAGATTTTCTTCATACATTAAAGGTGAAAAAAGCAGAAAGAAGTACAGCATTCATGTATGCTGCAGCTGCGGTTACGGAAATATGGATTGAACGCCAGCTGCATGAACAGCCGAAACGATCTATCATTACGAGAGCTTTTTATCGTATGAAAAATCGTGCGAAAGAAATTTCAATGGTTACTATGATAATTGATTTATATGAAATCTCTTTAAAGTTAAATCCGAAAAATAGTATGGCAGCACAGCGATTTGCGCTATTTTATGAGAATGTAGAGATGAATAAAGAAGCAATAGAGATTCTACACACGTCACTAGAAAATAAATGGGATTATGACGTAGCGAAGCAACTTGCAAATCTTTTCGTTGAGTGCGAGGAAGAAGATATGTTAAGAGATGCTTTGGAATTAACGAAACAAATGGTTCGAGAACTACCAGATGATTATGATACTCTTCTTCTGCAAGCACAAGTATTCTTTAAAGCAGGGGAAGAAAGAAAAGCAGAAAAGATTATCTTACAATTAACAGAGCAAACACCGTTTGTAAGTAGAGCATTTCTTGCTTTAGGAGAAATATATCAAAGTCAAGAAAGGTTTGAAGAGGCAATTCATGTATTAGAAAATGCTTCTATACATCATCCAAATGAAACAGCAATTCTTCTTTCTTTAGCATCTTCATATCATGGTGCCGGCCAAACGATAAAGGCAGAAAAAATAACAAATGAAGTATTAATAATTGACGCGAGTGATTTGTTAGCAAGATATGATCGAGCTTGTTATTTAGCACAGTTAAATAGAAATGAAGAGGCGAAGGAAGAGCTTGAATTTGTCCTTCGTGAGGATGAATCGGGATTCTTTGCTGAACTTATTGAGGATGATGAAAATTTAGCAGCATTGCGAGAATTTGAAAAGTAATTGTATAAGAATAGGGAAAAAAGATAAGGATATATTTTGAATTAGTTGACAATTAGTTGCTAAATGGCATAAAATAACTTTTAACAAAGTATACAAATCTGAAGACGAGAAAGAGTAAAATAGTGAGCTGTTCTCCAGAGAGCCGGTATATTGCTGAAAGCCGGTGTGCAGACGTTATTTGAAAATCATCTCCGAGGAGCCGAGGCTGAAAGTAAGTAAGCCCGGACGGATGTCTACCGTTACAAAGAACACGTATGATAGTACGTTGCTAAGTGCTATTAGTGAAAAAGCTAATAGAATTAGGGTGGTATCGCGGGTAAACCCGTCCCTACTTTATAGGGACGGGTTTTTTATGTGCTTTAAAATATTCAAAGGAGTGATTGTATATGGAAAAAGTAGATGTAAAAGAATCAGCTGTAGGAAGAGAAATGCGAATTCGCAAACAGTGGAACGAACAAAATATTTTCGAACAATCAATTCAGAATCGAGAAGGCGCACAGTCTTTCGTATTTTATGAAGGACCACCAACGGCGAACGGACTACCGCATGTAGGTCATGCACTTGGACGAACAATTAAAGACTTAGTAGCAAGATATAAAACGATGGCTGGTTATAAAGTGTTAAGAAAAGCAGGATGGGATACACATGGTTTACCTGTAGAATTAGGCGTTGAGAAGCAACTTGGTATTTCTGGTAAACATGAGATCGAAGAATATGGCATTGAACCATTTATTCAAAAGTGTAAAGAGAGTGTTTTCACATATGAGAAGCAGTGGCGCGAATTCACTGAAAGTATTGGTTATTGGGTAGATATGGATGATCCATATGTAACTTTAAAGAATCCATATATCGAAAGTGTATGGCATATTTTGGGGACAATCCATGAAAAAGGATTGTTATATAAAGGACATAGAGTTTCACCATACTGCCCAAGCTGCCAAACCTCATTGAGCTCACATGAGGTTGCACAAGGGTATAAAACAGTAAAAGATTTAAGTGCAACTGTGAAGTTTAAAGTGAAAGATAGTAAAAATGAGTATTTCTTAGGTTGGACAACGACACCTTGGACACTTCCAGCAAACGTTGCGCTTGCTGTCCATCCAAATATAGAATACGTTAAAGCAAAACAAGAAAGTCATGTATACATTGTTGCGAAAGAACGTGTACAAGAAGTATTAAAAGAGAACTATGAAGTATTATCTGTTCATAAAGGCGAAGAATTATTAAACACATCTTATACAGCGCCATTTCCGATGAAAGAAGTTACAAATGGTTACCGCGTTATTGCAGCAGATTTTGTAACGGGAGATAGTGGTACAGGACTTGTTCATATTGCTCCAGCATATGGAGAGGACGATTATAGAGTTGT
This genomic interval from Bacillus thuringiensis contains the following:
- a CDS encoding class I SAM-dependent methyltransferase, whose amino-acid sequence is MIVTTAGRTNKEMTAYANKIAAELNRSFVKRNDIPVHKLHEQYEQDVLVVGKNRLAIYPKGTEESFFFHPNSAMFRVKRLMRGEHDPFVQATQLERGMTVLDCTLGMASDSIVASYVVGESGKVTGLEGNEYMAYIMENGLKTWSSSVSEIDEAMQRIQVKQTEHFSFLAQCEDNSYDVVYLDPMFEETVIESDGIKGLKHFALYHDITDETIAEAKRVARKRVVLKDHFRSSRFEKHNFHVYKRKSAKFHFGVIDPC
- the argS gene encoding arginine--tRNA ligase, producing MDYKMQFAESLSNIFTNELTQKQILDLIETPKQDEFGDAAFPCFSLAKQYKKAPALIAKEVAEKFNDPFFTKVEVVGPYVNVFFNRETVSDAVLKTVLAEKEEFGQNHFGCEKTVVIDYSSPNIAKPFSMGHLRSTMIGNSLKHIAEKCGYEVVGINYIGDWGTQFGKLITAYKKWGNEAVVKEDPIRELFKLYVQFHEEVKDDEELEEEGRAWFKKLEEGDEEAVELWNWFRHESLKEFSRIYELLGVEFTNFQGEAFYNNLMEDFIGILEEHELLEESEGALVVNLEEEGMPPCLIRKSDGATIYATRDLTAALYRQNTYGFDKALYVVGPEQSLHFNQFFTVLKKLGYTWVDGMEHVPFGFILKDGKKMSTRKGRVILLEEVLEEAIELAKQNIEEKNPNLKQKEVVAKQVGVGAVIFHDLKNERMHNIEFSLENMLKFEGETGPYVQYTHARACSILRKESVEFETCTFALKDDHSWSVVKLLNKFPQIIEAAFNKNEPSFISKYILDVAQSFNKYYGNVRILEESKEKDSRLALVYAVTVVLKEGLRLLGVEAPEEM
- a CDS encoding DUF2085 domain-containing protein encodes the protein MIRTFILQIPCHRRLDRSFFKLQKYIPLCARCTGMLIGILMFPIYFYMTPSFLLAIILSFFAQIPLLIDGFTQKWKWRSSSNLLRITTGVLSGNGMGLFISSTVIWILS
- a CDS encoding bacteriocin-processing peptidase family protein, translated to MLDFKQLETCLKDKRFVDGLQEINNEISYIKEKNTLSYVKNWLANIPSHKELDILIRLTDEGLMHQYSSFLIRYAYKKFPNMRTLSLYCDELIDERKILEAEQLLKSSLEELSKEEIDADFLAKTYFTLVRCLLEMKRNEEALVYMQKAEEYSTRAVFDKWGYVYMHTGEWEKAEEQFIAGLQHEDCEELSTYLLSQLYANKGEQKRAIQLIDDAIVKFPQVPYFHFEKIKYLLDLEQYEEMLAVIDNINTQLPYHAYNTYFIHLRAEALYKMNKFADLQKLLKEEKSLKESLYHNLEKNPDGKKVHLPIVPIVQKDNYCVPTSLEMMLRIWGEKRTQDEIAEFIFDMTGSKFSDTVSYLEELGYEYRYFKGNEENYKRLIDEGIPVLLSIDIEHASHVQVLSGYDDTLQAFYVQDPNFIEPVLVEYSKLQEKYRYTGCLAITFVPKEKKEQLAFLSEEENRYFKSIFSLTDHLDEHDKEGISNLVQFLKETSDNPNTWLYTIKHLDVEVDKEFILYCIDKLMEKFPNSDFVKLHGAQCFIRLQEVEKAEQMLTSVETKNNRALYHLINGRYAFEQESYLEAISSFRSSLQLDADQPIAWSFLALSYMYIDQSEKALQYSQVALERSPERFTLTNHGLILIDLEKYEEAYEIFNDLLKEYKYEAHVWYERARCAHQLGKLYLAIKGLKVAIHLDSNAPYIYTKLSEIYESDLKDEESAKEILLNGIENCDDKAPLYVKLGDYHFQNDSLEEAEVLYKRALEENDEDVYSHFGLTQVYMAREQYKEAKEYILGLEKQIEKSQDFLMNAGMVLWDAEIELGGNEEGFKVALSKLENGIKKSDYNVASALDEYVNRIKGTEFVQRGIAFLRTLHKERNEVSEYGCYAGILYESIGQYGQAMKRYNKAIEQMETALPYYRIGETLMALGQLTEAKQAYETCLELDGNFVGVHLQLAEIYEKEENRSKEQSHMVQAMKEEPLHINMEYLAQLSVDMNLQEELLTELEQLADEVPEIWRLDAIAYVYGAMNETDKEQAQIEYALQLDGEHIEVLYHYAKVLVKKRNVKAIEVAMKVIQKDFDNERIFDVYVKAVEQHKKLSNIRDFLHTLKVKKAERSTAFMYAAAAVTEIWIERQLHEQPKRSIITRAFYRMKNRAKEISMVTMIIDLYEISLKLNPKNSMAAQRFALFYENVEMNKEAIEILHTSLENKWDYDVAKQLANLFVECEEEDMLRDALELTKQMVRELPDDYDTLLLQAQVFFKAGEERKAEKIILQLTEQTPFVSRAFLALGEIYQSQERFEEAIHVLENASIHHPNETAILLSLASSYHGAGQTIKAEKITNEVLIIDASDLLARYDRACYLAQLNRNEEAKEELEFVLREDESGFFAELIEDDENLAALREFEK